From the genome of Candidatus Nitrosocosmicus oleophilus, one region includes:
- the polC gene encoding DNA polymerase II large subunit, translated as MNLIDEAKVRLRNISIPSYYLEYQISLLEQVNKLHLVAEKARKKGLDVTTYVEPKIAYDLSDRVAKMHNIDISDRLRALLNYTTKEKAALKIAEEIAKGEYGSGDLRTRLENAVRVSLAVVTEGVTVAPLQGISDVQLKNNKDGSQYLSISFAGPIRSAGGTEAALTMLIADHVRRVSGLAKYQTNSFDDETGRFIEELRLYEREVGNFQFKVLDKDVDFCISNLPVEIDGVDTDPVELVIHREMKRIKTDRVRGGALRVMNDGLIGRCRKLTKLVETLELEGWDWLANMNGAIQTGDDDTVSHRMSEVITGRPVLSMNKKIGGFRLRYGRCFNTGFATIGIHNTIPVLLNSAVVVGTQIKMDVPGKASTIALVDTIEPPIVKLDDGTVLQINTVEQALNLRSRVVKILYLGDILISYGDFLENNAQLLPASYVEEIWTQELFEKLNHINEVKNDFVVEYDKLVKLSSNPSIIPQFRDALKISMQFDIPLHPKYSFYWEAISIKDFLIIRNVLISFISLFNRDKETESTVEEMRLSYDHKLKSILEKLGVFHSLDTPSNTIVLLDESQIFALVCLCIPEFQSILSLLYETHNKIHFSTFSNYMSQDGFIRDIGEIVESLQSEKGESKTNVIKLINSISSIKIRSKFSSSISVRVGRPEKASERKMKPPIHVLFPVGNKGGPMRDLLKASNADSFYSEKSNRYCSNCNIPSLGTNCNYCNQATPIKFICNVCKVESLDLTFDPIDNIKKRNKCLKCGNEYKTFSPIKFPLKTLIEKAETRLSFRVTSPLKGVKALMGKDKEAEQIEKGILRKKCGLSVFKDGTIRFDATNEPLTHFIPCFIDTSISKLRELGYKFDYLQNKLNSDRQIVELLIQDVIIPLDSAKYLLKTAKFIDEELVTLYDLPPIYNAYTENDLIGHLIVGLAPHTSVGIIGRIIGFTESQVCLGSPIWHSAKRRDCDGDADSIILLFDAFLNFSYSFLPDKIGGLMDAPLLIQPIVLPHEVQRQAHNVDIAEKYPLDFYKNTWLGVKAADVSDMIEILKNRIGSEKQFYDYGFTHTSGTLISDINRSAYSTLNTMSEKLEMQISTANLINSVDTNEVISMVLTTHIIPDIMGNMRSYCSQSFRCNKCGDKYRRIPLYGKCLTCNNILLQTVTRGSVEKYVLLAENLSNNFKVTNYLRSRVESLIVERNFVFQSKKEQPTLLDYL; from the coding sequence TAGAAAATGCGGTTAGGGTTAGTTTGGCTGTTGTGACTGAGGGAGTCACTGTTGCTCCATTACAGGGTATATCTGACGTACAATTGAAAAATAATAAGGATGGTTCACAATACCTCTCAATCTCTTTTGCTGGCCCGATAAGATCTGCTGGAGGGACTGAAGCCGCACTAACTATGCTTATAGCAGATCATGTGAGAAGAGTGTCTGGACTTGCCAAGTATCAAACAAATTCCTTTGATGATGAAACTGGCAGGTTTATAGAAGAATTAAGATTGTATGAGAGGGAAGTAGGAAACTTTCAATTTAAAGTCTTAGATAAAGATGTTGATTTTTGCATCTCTAATTTGCCTGTTGAGATTGATGGAGTAGATACAGATCCAGTCGAATTAGTAATTCATCGGGAGATGAAGAGGATAAAAACGGATAGAGTTAGAGGAGGGGCACTCAGGGTTATGAACGATGGTTTGATAGGTAGATGTAGAAAACTCACAAAATTGGTCGAAACACTCGAGTTAGAAGGTTGGGATTGGCTTGCAAATATGAATGGTGCAATCCAAACGGGCGATGATGATACTGTGAGTCATAGGATGTCTGAAGTAATTACAGGAAGACCCGTGTTATCTATGAACAAGAAAATTGGTGGATTTAGGTTACGATACGGAAGGTGTTTTAATACCGGATTTGCAACGATAGGAATTCACAACACGATTCCTGTATTATTGAATTCTGCTGTAGTAGTTGGAACGCAAATTAAAATGGATGTCCCTGGAAAAGCCTCTACAATTGCCCTTGTAGACACCATTGAACCGCCAATAGTAAAATTAGATGACGGAACGGTCTTGCAGATCAATACCGTAGAACAAGCGCTAAATTTAAGATCACGGGTAGTCAAAATATTATACTTAGGAGACATTCTAATCAGTTACGGCGATTTTCTTGAGAATAATGCCCAATTATTACCAGCAAGTTATGTTGAAGAAATATGGACCCAGGAATTATTTGAAAAATTGAATCACATCAATGAAGTCAAAAATGACTTTGTTGTTGAATATGATAAGTTAGTTAAATTGAGTTCAAATCCCTCTATAATACCACAATTTAGAGATGCATTGAAAATATCGATGCAATTCGACATACCACTACATCCTAAATATTCCTTCTACTGGGAAGCTATATCAATAAAAGATTTTTTAATAATTAGAAATGTCTTGATATCTTTTATTTCTCTATTTAACAGAGATAAAGAGACTGAATCAACTGTCGAGGAAATGAGGCTATCATATGATCATAAACTAAAAAGTATTCTAGAAAAACTAGGCGTGTTCCATAGTTTAGATACACCTAGTAATACTATAGTATTGTTAGATGAATCTCAAATTTTTGCCTTAGTGTGCTTATGTATTCCAGAATTCCAATCTATACTCTCTTTGTTATATGAAACTCACAATAAAATCCATTTTTCAACATTTTCTAATTATATGTCGCAGGATGGATTTATAAGAGATATAGGCGAAATTGTTGAAAGCTTACAGTCGGAGAAGGGTGAAAGTAAAACAAATGTCATCAAATTAATAAATTCCATATCTTCCATTAAAATACGTTCAAAATTTTCTTCTTCCATATCGGTGAGAGTTGGTAGACCTGAAAAAGCTTCAGAGCGAAAGATGAAACCCCCAATTCATGTTTTGTTTCCAGTAGGTAACAAGGGTGGTCCCATGAGAGACCTCCTAAAGGCTTCAAATGCAGATTCTTTTTATTCAGAAAAATCAAATCGATATTGTTCTAATTGTAATATTCCATCCTTAGGTACTAACTGCAACTATTGCAATCAGGCGACTCCTATCAAATTTATTTGCAATGTCTGTAAAGTTGAATCTCTAGATTTAACGTTTGATCCTATTGATAATATAAAAAAAAGGAACAAATGTTTAAAGTGTGGTAACGAATATAAAACATTTTCTCCAATAAAATTTCCTTTAAAGACCTTGATAGAAAAAGCCGAAACAAGGTTGAGCTTTAGGGTAACCTCTCCTTTAAAAGGAGTGAAAGCTTTAATGGGGAAAGACAAGGAAGCGGAACAAATTGAGAAGGGCATTCTCAGAAAAAAATGTGGTTTATCTGTATTTAAGGACGGCACCATAAGATTTGACGCTACGAACGAACCACTTACTCATTTCATACCATGTTTTATCGATACATCCATTTCAAAATTAAGAGAATTAGGGTACAAATTTGATTATCTACAGAATAAACTTAATTCAGATAGACAAATCGTAGAATTGCTGATTCAAGATGTCATAATTCCATTAGATTCTGCAAAATATCTCTTAAAAACAGCTAAATTCATAGATGAAGAATTAGTTACCTTATATGATTTACCACCGATTTATAATGCCTATACTGAAAATGATCTGATTGGACATTTAATAGTGGGATTAGCTCCTCATACTTCAGTCGGTATTATTGGGCGTATAATAGGTTTTACAGAATCACAGGTTTGTTTGGGTTCTCCGATATGGCATTCCGCAAAAAGAAGAGATTGTGATGGTGATGCTGATTCAATTATACTACTATTTGATGCATTTTTGAACTTTTCATATTCTTTCTTGCCGGATAAAATAGGTGGATTAATGGATGCTCCATTACTAATACAACCTATTGTACTACCTCATGAGGTTCAACGACAAGCTCATAATGTTGACATTGCGGAAAAATATCCACTAGACTTTTATAAAAATACTTGGTTAGGGGTAAAAGCAGCTGATGTTTCTGATATGATTGAAATACTAAAAAATCGAATAGGGAGTGAAAAACAATTTTATGATTATGGGTTTACTCATACTAGTGGTACTTTAATATCCGACATAAATCGAAGTGCTTATTCTACATTAAATACAATGAGTGAAAAACTAGAAATGCAAATATCCACAGCAAATCTTATCAATTCTGTAGACACAAACGAAGTAATCTCTATGGTCCTGACGACACATATTATTCCTGACATAATGGGTAATATGCGTTCTTATTGTTCGCAGTCGTTTAGATGCAATAAGTGCGGTGATAAGTATAGGCGAATTCCTTTGTATGGTAAATGTCTTACTTGTAATAATATCTTGCTACAGACGGTTACTCGAGGTTCGGTAGAAAAATATGTTCTTTTAGCAGAAAACTTGAGTAACAACTTTAAAGTCACTAATTATCTACGGAGCAGAGTTGAATCACTTATTGTGGAGCGAAATTTTGTTTTTCAATCAAAGAAGGAACAACCTACATTACTTGATTATTTATAA
- a CDS encoding DNA-directed DNA polymerase II small subunit, translated as MTDNSDLLKIISFITSKGFQIHPDALVLIENLQVDVYQIVEEILMIKRERDGSKVILSDDIKNILKFSTNSSLIVNDNASNGTTIVNKLDHSEIIDTKKNNEETILELVTRDFDDFENNYYVNNIIYDSNNSINSGEGVEGYTSLFRSRFDKSLKILSNRPDSKRIKKIAFIKQFLNQSRINPKSQSKENLEESLFIAGLIMEKKIKKNSYNLTIDDQSGLLEAFAYDEDLKKQISSLILDQMVMIELENNSKRKNHIIKKIFSLDVPDRIPNRSHSEVYSVLISDLHIGSKFFMEDEFQMFLNWLNGNEENKDIVSKIKYICICGDLIDGIGIFPHQDRELFEKDSFSQMEHATNLLAKIPKHIKVFMIPGNHDLGRRALPQPAIPRKYADKIYSLNNITMLGNPCMINMEGVKTLMFHGQSLDDTIATIPGLSYSKPAEAMKILLKSRHLSPIYGQRTPIAPELEDMMVIEDVPDIFHSGHVHVIDVDSYKGTLVVNSGAWQTQTPFQRAMGITPTPGIAIVVNLATLRPYQINFAN; from the coding sequence TTGACCGATAATTCCGATCTCTTAAAAATAATTTCCTTTATAACTAGTAAAGGATTTCAGATTCATCCCGATGCTTTAGTGTTGATTGAGAATCTACAGGTAGATGTGTATCAAATAGTTGAAGAGATTCTCATGATCAAAAGAGAGAGAGACGGGTCTAAGGTTATTTTATCCGACGATATAAAGAATATTTTAAAGTTTTCAACAAATAGTTCACTAATCGTAAATGATAATGCTAGTAATGGTACTACTATTGTTAACAAGCTAGATCATTCTGAAATCATTGATACTAAAAAAAATAATGAAGAGACTATTTTAGAATTAGTAACTCGTGATTTCGATGATTTTGAGAATAACTATTATGTCAACAACATAATTTATGATTCCAATAATAGTATTAATAGCGGTGAAGGAGTTGAAGGATATACTTCACTCTTTAGAAGCCGATTTGATAAATCCTTAAAAATTTTATCTAATAGACCAGACAGTAAAAGAATAAAAAAAATAGCGTTCATTAAACAATTTCTTAACCAATCAAGAATAAATCCAAAGTCACAGTCTAAGGAGAATTTGGAAGAATCTTTATTCATAGCAGGATTAATTATGGAAAAGAAGATCAAAAAGAATAGTTATAATTTGACTATTGATGACCAGAGTGGATTATTAGAGGCATTTGCATACGATGAAGATTTAAAAAAACAGATTTCATCATTAATTTTGGATCAAATGGTAATGATAGAACTTGAGAATAATTCAAAAAGAAAGAACCATATAATAAAAAAAATATTCTCACTAGACGTGCCAGACAGAATTCCAAATAGATCTCATTCTGAGGTATATAGTGTGTTAATATCTGATTTACACATAGGCAGTAAATTCTTCATGGAAGATGAATTTCAAATGTTTTTGAATTGGTTAAATGGAAACGAAGAGAATAAAGATATTGTTTCTAAAATAAAGTATATTTGTATTTGTGGGGATCTAATTGATGGAATAGGGATATTTCCGCATCAAGACAGAGAATTATTTGAAAAGGATTCATTTTCCCAGATGGAGCACGCTACAAATTTGTTGGCGAAAATTCCTAAACACATCAAGGTTTTTATGATTCCAGGAAATCATGACCTGGGAAGACGAGCATTACCTCAACCAGCAATACCAAGAAAATATGCTGATAAGATTTACTCTTTAAACAATATCACCATGCTAGGAAATCCCTGCATGATCAATATGGAAGGAGTAAAAACATTAATGTTTCATGGTCAAAGTTTGGACGATACGATTGCTACAATTCCTGGTTTAAGTTATTCTAAACCAGCAGAGGCGATGAAGATTTTACTTAAATCAAGACATCTCTCACCTATATACGGTCAAAGAACACCTATTGCTCCAGAATTAGAAGATATGATGGTTATTGAAGACGTTCCGGATATTTTCCATTCCGGTCACGTACATGTAATTGATGTGGATAGCTATAAGGGAACCTTGGTAGTGAATTCTGGCGCATGGCAAACCCAAACACCCTTTCAGCGCGCTATGGGAATTACTCCTACCCCTGGTATAGCAATTGTAGTTAATTTGGCCACTTTAAGACCATATCAAATAAATTTTGCAAACTAA
- a CDS encoding stage II sporulation protein M: MLFFLSIFYIGFSFRMDESFSKELSKNFINQISDIDEFGIFLNNLKIALVMFIPVIGLVMGTISGFSTGLVFNSIMNLSDVAHSNPLVIFLTPFGILELVSYGLAISRGCILFFEILKKKFTKKSLFYLLIEVALVSGMLFVGAIIEWMMIENIPKRL, from the coding sequence ATGTTGTTTTTCTTGAGTATTTTTTATATTGGATTTTCCTTTAGAATGGATGAATCATTTTCTAAGGAGTTATCAAAAAACTTTATTAATCAGATAAGTGACATAGACGAATTTGGTATATTCTTAAATAACCTTAAAATAGCATTAGTGATGTTTATTCCAGTTATAGGCCTCGTAATGGGAACTATTTCTGGATTTTCTACCGGTTTAGTGTTTAATTCGATAATGAACCTATCAGATGTTGCACATTCTAATCCCTTGGTAATTTTCTTGACACCATTTGGAATCCTAGAGCTAGTCTCATATGGACTAGCAATTTCTCGAGGCTGTATTTTATTTTTTGAAATACTAAAAAAAAAATTTACAAAAAAATCTCTATTTTATTTGCTAATTGAAGTAGCATTAGTTTCTGGAATGCTTTTTGTTGGAGCAATAATAGAATGGATGATGATTGAAAATATTCCAAAAAGATTATGA
- a CDS encoding NADH-quinone oxidoreductase subunit I yields MPVAILPDVSEQHCIGCALCVEICTALGPDVLRVKPVEGWKRGKAFVFYPERCISDGACIGVCPTKAIFWMRPMDYTPGQPIPLKKNAIFTKGWEEG; encoded by the coding sequence ATGCCAGTAGCAATACTTCCAGATGTTAGTGAACAGCATTGTATTGGGTGTGCTTTATGTGTAGAAATTTGTACAGCTCTTGGTCCAGATGTATTAAGAGTAAAACCTGTGGAAGGTTGGAAAAGAGGTAAAGCATTTGTCTTTTATCCAGAACGATGTATCTCTGATGGTGCTTGTATTGGCGTTTGTCCAACAAAAGCAATTTTCTGGATGAGACCAATGGATTATACACCAGGACAACCAATTCCATTAAAGAAAAACGCCATATTTACGAAAGGCTGGGAAGAGGGCTAA
- a CDS encoding SAM-dependent methyltransferase — MTKKLYVIGVGPGSKKYLTDFSKEIIKQSHYIIGYKYTLNTIDHLLDRSFNQVFEITMKNQEEIYLNVYNNLMKENDICTVPFTGDVNFSESEVVDRLLYLFGDENVCIIPGISSIQVAAAKSRVPLDKSNIMTFHVTGDIEEKKIELVKSIVDKKSVILVPRPWPSEPSKNFMPSEISLFIKEKGLDTSKIDVWVFENLTNDGKETTFTGKMSSLENKNFSDLSVMVIDQNKRQTYLEL, encoded by the coding sequence TTGACAAAAAAATTGTATGTCATAGGTGTAGGTCCAGGATCAAAAAAATATCTTACGGATTTTTCAAAAGAAATTATCAAACAATCTCATTATATTATAGGATATAAATATACTCTAAATACTATAGATCACCTGCTTGATAGATCGTTTAATCAAGTATTTGAAATAACCATGAAAAATCAAGAGGAGATTTATTTGAATGTATATAATAATCTAATGAAAGAAAATGATATATGCACTGTTCCCTTTACAGGAGATGTAAATTTCTCGGAATCAGAAGTTGTGGACCGGCTTTTATACCTATTCGGTGATGAAAATGTCTGCATTATCCCTGGCATCAGTTCTATACAGGTAGCAGCTGCAAAATCTAGAGTTCCATTGGATAAATCTAACATCATGACTTTTCATGTCACTGGTGATATTGAAGAAAAAAAAATAGAACTGGTAAAGTCAATTGTGGATAAGAAAAGTGTAATATTAGTGCCAAGACCGTGGCCGTCTGAACCATCAAAAAACTTTATGCCCTCTGAAATTTCATTATTTATCAAAGAAAAAGGACTTGACACTTCAAAAATTGACGTTTGGGTATTTGAAAATTTGACAAATGACGGAAAGGAAACCACTTTTACTGGAAAAATGAGTTCGCTAGAAAACAAAAACTTTAGCGATTTATCAGTGATGGTTATAGATCAAAACAAACGACAAACTTACTTGGAGCTCTAA
- a CDS encoding DUF192 domain-containing protein, whose product MVKKITLLIPVIISAFVIGILGIIFAPSDIKNANINFSKGSIKIDEKLLTVEIADSDFDRQRWLTFRNDRPNLDSGLLLIYDKPDLYSMWLLNIKYPLDLMWFDQNGDIVYLKKDAQPCDNIFDSSKCTFKNTKPAEFVLASSAGFIQHNNITESSKLEIISA is encoded by the coding sequence ATGGTAAAAAAAATAACTCTCCTTATTCCCGTGATTATTTCAGCCTTTGTAATAGGGATTTTAGGAATTATCTTTGCTCCATCAGATATTAAGAACGCAAACATCAATTTTTCAAAAGGATCTATAAAAATAGACGAAAAACTTTTGACCGTCGAAATTGCTGATTCGGATTTTGATAGGCAACGATGGTTAACATTTAGGAACGACAGACCAAATTTGGATTCTGGGTTACTATTGATATATGATAAGCCTGATTTATATTCAATGTGGTTGTTAAATATAAAATATCCATTAGATTTAATGTGGTTTGATCAAAATGGCGATATAGTTTATCTTAAAAAAGATGCCCAACCCTGTGATAATATATTTGATTCATCCAAATGCACCTTTAAGAATACAAAACCGGCAGAATTTGTACTGGCTAGTTCGGCGGGATTTATCCAACACAACAACATAACAGAAAGTTCAAAATTAGAAATAATTTCAGCTTGA